TTAGGAGTGGGACTGTTGAAATCTGgcagagacagaaaagcaaagaagaattATTATTCAGAATAATACAAATGATGTTACAGTTTGCACACCTATACACCCCCTATCCGAGGACTCCTTTCCTTTATGCAGAGGAGGATTTGCTACAAGGAGAAAGTATCATCCATCAAAGGGCAGATCTCTTATATGactaaagcagaaattaaaacCAGAGACTTACCGGCTTGTGAATGCTCCTGTCCAGCTCAACTCCCAGCCGTTTAAGCAATTCTGTTGCCCCATTTCCCATTTCTCACAGAGGCTCCTTTTTGGCTTTGGCACAGCATACAATAatgattccctttttttttttttgcctttttatttcttaacatttattgaaaacatattaagtgctaggcactgtacTAATCATTATCTGTGGATTATCTCATCTGGTCCTTACAAGAATCTAAGTTAGATACTGTAATCATTCACATTTCTTACATTAGGGAACTGATGTTTAGAGGCTAAACATTTTGTCCAAGGTCTGTAAACCTGTAAGTGGCTGAACCAGGAAATGAAGGAGATAGAAGGAATAGCTCCTTTCCTTATACCTTCTTGCAAAATCAGTTGTTGGAATAAATGAGTTGTGCTGCAATTTTCTTATAATACTGCCATATTCCTTCCACACTGATGTCTTATATCCCTGAGGGATCACTCATTGAGCATAATGGAAAGTCAAAGACACTATGCTTTGTTTAGGGTGGGAATTATGCTCAGAACATCTGTGTCCAGCAATCAGAAAACCTCCCATTGGAGATAGACATCATTTACTCAAGCCTACCTTGTTTATCAATGTTTGAACCAAGAACACCATCTACTACCCTGTTAAGAACAAATCctcagggggccggctccgtggccaagtggttaagttcgcacgctcagctgcagtggcccagggttcggatcctgggtgcggacatggcactgctcgtcaggccatgttgaggcggcgtcccatatcccacaactagaaggacctgcaactaagatatacaactatgtactgggggggggggggggcggttgggaaataaagcagaaaaaaaaaaaaaaaaaggttggcaacaattgttagcccaggtgacaatccttaaaaaaaaaaaagaacaaatcctCAGGTAGTTATAGTCTTTGATGACCTACGGAGGGCTGAGTTCTGTCTGGGAACTGATATGCTTTAGAGGTTTATATGGTCACTTTTGGTCCCTAAGACACCTAAATCTCACACGCTTTGGGCATTATGCTGAAAGGCAGAACAGTTTGCTCTTTAGTGTTATACCTGGATCACTGACACAGGGAGAATCTTTGTTAATATCCAAGTAGGTCTTTCCCACCAGGGCAGGTAAGATCTGGGCTGCAGCAATTGGAATACTGAATGCTCCTTGAGAAATTTCTTTGAACACTGTGTCCAGAGTTTGTTGGCAATTCCATTCATTTTTGTTGTAATATTCTGATGAGACAAAGAGAGcctaatgagagagagagaatgaatgagagaaaCTTCAAATAAGGGGAAAGCCTACATCTAAGtaattcagtaaatacttattgagcattgACTACATATAAGGCACCTTAGACCACTAAGATACCTTTCCTTTCATCAAGAAATGTATAAACTAGTTTGGGTGGGCAAATTTCTTAATAACACAAACTATAACAGCTCCAATGAGAATAGACTTTCTCTACTGTATTCACTCGTGTCTACAATACTGGAACAACACTGTCATATGGAAGGTACTCAAGAAATATCATTAACAGACAAACTATTATAAAAGGAGCCCCTAAGATGAATGCTATAAGAGAAGCATCTAGTGGCATGgactttcaaaagaagaaaagctctAAACACTATGTGAGGCTGAGGAAAGGCTTGGTGGAGAAGGTGCACTTGATAATATGATGGCATTTCAGGAGGTGATATAAGGAGAGGAGCACTATACCTAGAGGGAACAGCATGACCAAAGGTGCTAAAGTAGGAATGGCCAGGGTATGGCCTGGCCATGATGAGAGTATCTGTATTTTAGCAAAATGCCCAGAGGATTTCTCCTGGCCTGGGAGGACTGGTGTCCAGGGAGCACTCAGGACAACGTGGAAGAGCAGGCTGGAAAAGAGGTTGGTTGACGGTTGAATTTCAGTGAGGTGTCTGACATTGTTTGCTTGACAATGGGGAGTCTAATGGGTTCTTGAACAGAAACTATCCAGGCAGCAGATGTAAACTGGATTGAAAGGGCAGAATTATGGGGTAGGAAAAGTTAGGAAGGTACTAGAGTGAGCCAGGCAAGGACTAAAATAGGCTGGACTTGAACATATTGCTCTGTAGTTTCCCAGGAAAGAACAATCTCcacttttcatcttttctcaaaGATTCTTAAAGTTACCCAAGTAGTTAACAAGCATTTGcagtatacttaaaaaaattaaacttattaCATCTCTTAGAAACTGTCTTTCGGGTGAGAAGCTCCCAAGCCTGCTGTGAATTAATATCACCTGTAGGCTTTTAAACAAGACCAAGGCCTATGCTCCACCCGTAAATTTCTGTATTAACTGGCTAGTGTGGGGCCTAAACATTAGTGTTTTCTAAAATCTTCTCCGGATGATTAAATGTGCAGCCAGAATGGCAAATGACTGTTTTATAGTAGGTTCAAACTTAGCAAAGCTGACAACATGAACAGTTACAACAAGACAAACAACATTATGCTTGACCCCTGCTTGCATCACCAGCTTCATCTTGTAATTTTTCCCAAGGAGCCTATGCTGATGATGCCAAACACCTTGACTTTCCTAAAATATATAGTGTTCTTTTGTGCCTTTGCTCTGTGTCCTTGCTGTCCTTTCTCCCTTTGAAGGTCCTCTCACCCGGAGTCAGCCTGGCAAACCCCTGTTCCTActaaaaaatcagtaaaaatttttttctgtagacCTTGACCTCTTCTTGTGTCTATTAGAGTTGAGTAAATCAGAGAGTAAATGCGTGAATAAAGTCCCAGGCTTCAAGGAACATACGCACGACAGTGCAGGTCCTGAGTGTGAGTTTTGAAACCACCTGTTTAGGTCTCATCTCCGTCTGCATCAATTTCTGGCTTTGTAATATTAGGCAAGTTACCAATACTCCATGACTTATGTTCTTATTCTAGGAAATGCAGGTAGCGACTCTTTCCTCATTGAGTAGTTGTGTGCATTAATGAGTTAATGTCAATACATACTAGCTGCTGTTATTGCCACTACCACTTATTACTTCCACAACAGTAATCTAATTTGGGAGGTAAGATGAAAGCACAAAACAGTGCTATATGGTAAAGTGTGAAATTGCATGTGATAGAACAACAAGGTAGGTTGAAGCAGGCTCTAGAATTTCCTGAAGAAATTGTACTCAGGAAAAACTTCATAGAAGCATTGGATATGGCAAGGTAAAGATTGAAGGTGAGGAGAATACATTTCATGCAGGGGAGGGGAATCACATGAGTAAAATCACAGTTAGTCCAGGAAACAGAATGGACAATAAGATCTTAGGAGGCCAATAAGAAAGGATAAAGATACTGCTTTCTTCCGTGactcccttctctgtctcctgttTATCCTCTGACTTACCTGCATAGCTTCTCCTGTACTAAATTTGTTTCCAATgagaccattttcttttttctcagacaGAATCTTTTTTACTAGTgactttttatgctttttgataTGATTTAAATACTCTCCATCTGTTTCAATCTGCCCTTTCCTCTCCACACAGGTCAGAGCCAGGACAGCCATTGCACCAATATCTGTCGAGAAAAAACATTAGTCATAGGGTGACCAATCATTCCAATTTGTCCTAGACTGAGTGGTTTCCTGGTATGTGGGAATTTCTGTGCTAAAAGAGGAACAGATCTGGGCAAGCTGGGATGGTTGGTCATCAGATATAGCAATCATCTCTCCAGCACTAACTGCTCAAATATTTCAAGATTCCTTTTTTAGGTTGAGTAGCCATGTACCTTGTACTCAATAACTCACATCGTGGTTGTAGAAACATATGGACTTGTAGGTGCACATACATGGACAATCTTCTACTTTTACTTCTTGGttgtttgattttctcatttttttcatctttcagcCATGTTGTCAAAGGAATTGAGAAAACTCAGGATGATACACCAAACAAAATATGTCTTTGTTAGGTTTTAAGGTTTCTATTAGACTGATTAGAAAATAGCACTTAAGAGAATTTCCCTTAAGAACTTCCCTTGGAAGAAGGAAGGAtaagatctattttttttctggctcATTACTTGGTTCCCCTCGTGTTCCTAGGCATGGTGCTTCCCATCTCTCACAGAAAAAGGAGTATGATAAACTTCACATTTTCCTTACTATCCAGAGATACTGAATGGTGATTTTCTTTGAGCTTCTTGAAGAAAGATGAGCTTGCGTATCTGGATTAATACTAGCTGTCTAGAAGGGACTTCTTTTTTGGATGTGTAAGCTGGCACACTGGAATATTTCTACTCCTTCTCCATTGTGAATACACACTTTGTTGATCAAAATATTGGGCCTTGTCACTGCAGAGGTTGTGTCGTTCaagtaaaaccacacatacaAATGGTCTCAATAAattagagaaagaggaagggtTAAGATAAGTGAATTCCACTGAATTTCCTTTCtctaatatttatatttcctaaaaTGTCTTATATGAAGATTTCCATGATCCATCCTCATTTTAAGATGGGAAAATTAAAATCAAGTGTTAATATCCATTGAATATATAACTCAAAGAAGAGGTGAGGTAGGAACCAGGTCTTTCTACCATACTACACATCTAGGAAAAGGCTTAAATGCCACCCAATATCcattcttttcaaaaagaaaattctcttctgAGGAGACTAGGGTAAAGAggatataaaaaaaagaaatctaagtaTTTGTTGGTAGAAAAACTGAAGGGGCAAGACCAACTGGTAACCGTGGCTTCTATACCAAAGGAATTGGGTTTAATGACTCACCTACTGAGAACTGACCactaaaataatagtttttattttcaggATTGAAGAGTTCAGCAACTTGGCGGATTGAGTAGTTTCCATTGAACAGACACAAGGCCAAAACATCCAGGCTCAGCTGGTAGTAGTTGGTCAGTGGAGTGCAATTGTGTGCTCCtggcagagagaaaatgaatacCTTACATATGGAAGTGGTACTGGAGTAATACATTTTCAACCTCTTCCTACTTACTTTATTCCTATTTCTTAACATTGAAAGAGAGGTAAGTAATAGAGGGAGATTACTCATAGAATCAGCAAACCTGAGAAATTTAAAGACTCTTAAGGGCCACCAAATTCAACTCAACTCctttcattttataactgaggaAACCCAGCACCAAAGAGGTTAAAATACTAGACCAATATTCAGATGGTTACAGAGTTAGCACTAGAACACAGACTTCCTACCTCCAAGCCTCTTGCACTTTCAATAGTAGTATGTTGAAACTATAAGTAGAAGCCTGGGTTGGAGGCCATCTCAAAGGAAGATAGTATTGGAGAGACTTAGTGAATAATAGGGCAAATACTGGATGGGAGTTGAAATAACAACAATGTTACCTCACTAGAAGCCATCATGGtcaatctatttttctcagtgatAAAGTACTTTGGCCATCTTAGTtcttatacagtcatgcatcacttaatcaCAGGGATGCTTTcggagaaatgtgttgttaggtgatctTGTCATTGTGAAAAcattatagagtgtacttacacaaacctagatggcgtagcctactacacacctaggctttatggtactaattttatgggactgTCGTCGTATATGTGGTTCGTCATTGACTGAAACTTTGTAATGCAGTGCCTAACTGCATTATTATTGCATGCTTTAGTACTTATGACATGGTGTCTTGCATTGTTCAGCTATTTCTGGTGTTATTCATTATTTGTCTAATACACAAGCTCCTGGAAGAATAGAGAACTGTGTCCtacatgtttttgtgtgtttgtgtgtgtccattatcatttgtaaaatagtgCTTGACATAGGGTCAATGCTCAGTTgaacatatttgaaaagaatttaagatgcatgttgaaagaaggaagaagggaaagtgaTCTGCAAAGACATAGCAGGATGAATGgaatgaagaggagaaggaaagagtggAGGGAAACTTCATACAGTTTTGAATCAGTTGAGAAGACATGATTGGCCAGGGTCTCTGAACAGTTGGTTCTCACCCATATTTTCAACTTCTGCTTGGAATTTTGTTTCCAGCTGGCTGACCAGATTGTTATCATATATAAATCTTTCATCAGGGTTTTGACATTCTCCCAAAGCCAATATAATCAAGGCAACTTGTCCTGAGGTTAAATCTGAGCCTGAAAAGAAAAGTATTCGAGTTTAATAACGTACATGCTTATGACTCTTTTGGTCTCTGTCGTCTTTGTGACTTATATTGCCTGCcacttctttcttctgttccactctatactaatattttattgttcCCTTCTTTATCTCCAAAGCAGAGCCTTTTCTAGCAGTACTGTATAAATGCAAGCTAGATCTTAGTCTCTTTCCCATGAAATCATGGATCTTTTTGGAATCATGCAAtccttataaaaatgaaaaaagaagaaaataaataataaagcctTGTGATTTTCTCTCTTTGTGGGTGCCATCTCGTCAGGTTAGTAATAACTGACTTGTATGTTCTATGTCATAGAATATAAAAATTCTTGGGCTTCTCACAATTCTTCCAATAGTATTGTTAGTTAGGTAGGGGTGGCTGTATTTACCCCGTATATTAATTAGAAGTTGAGAGTCGGTATTGCCATGAAAGACTCAAGGTGGAGCCTGGACTCAAACCCATATCTCTATTGCCCTGTGGTTGCCTCTTTATTGTCAGCTTTCTTAGTTGTGGTCCACATCCCTGTCAGCTAGCTTAtataatattaacaaattaataaataagactctataatttcttttgattttctttgggACCTCTTGAAGGAAAACAGTTTTTAGGACCCAAAGAAGTAAGGCCTAGCTCTAGAGTAAGGGGCAGTGGATGGATGTTTTGAGGCACCTTTCTGTCACCCCAAGTTTTATGCAGCTGGAATAGATGTAACAAGGATACTTTGAACCCACAATTTTTAGGACTCACTGGAGATAATCTTTATAGATAGGAAAGTCTTTTCCTAAATCTTTCAGAGAACATGGGCACTCACTTCTGCTTTTCACATTCTCTTCGATTTGTTGGATCAGCCGTTGTTCTGTATCTTGTTTCTGGATCCCAACAAGTCTGAGGGACAACAGGACATTGGAAGCTTGGATTCCTCTGGTATATTTTGAACTGATCATTGTGCTTATCAGAGGTTGCAGACGGAAGTAGTTTTCTTTGCTTACCTCTGttgcaggggagggaagagatAAGAAACACACACTCAGAAAATGTTAAGGTGAGGAACAGGGGtaatagtaaaatatttagtAACAGACATGGCACAGAGATAGACCAATCCAGGTGTCACTGGCTATGTTTCAGGAACAACACAAAGGTGAGTCTGGAGCCCCTGCTATAACAGGTATGACTCCTTTACCACCCAGCATGgaagtatttcaatattttcacGACTGGTTCAACCTTACCATTGTGTACTGGCAGAATTTCAGTCCTGCCTAGAAGATCTAGTGTCATTCCCTAATTTTGAATATGAAGCCTAGAGAGAGTGTCCTTAAAGAAATTTCAGTAATCCCAGACTTAACTGAGACTAGAATACACGTTTTCTGACTCCCAGTCCGTAGCCCTTTCTACTTCCTGGATCcagttctttccttcttcatcttcttctaaCTCAATTGGGCTAATACTGAAGGAGAGAAGGCAAAATTCTATGTTACGTTGGTGATTGACCCCAAAGCTGAATTGTATGATTGCCCAACTGGCCAGACATCAAGATCATTATTCAGCAGTATGCACCCTATGGAAAAGCCTCCAGTTTTAGTCTATAACATGTCCAAATCCCAGGGGAAAGGATAGAGGGAGTCACATTATTCTGTGGAAGTAAAAAGAGAATCCAGAGACCCCCCAAGAACTGGAAGAGAATAAGAGTAGTTAGTTACCACTTAAAACATACTTTGTCCATAATCCCACGAAAGTCCTACCCATCTCCAGATTATCTTATGGGTTAGTGGAATAGTCAGAAGAACATGAGCCCTGGGTTCAGCTTGACCTTGGCTGGATTCTGTGCTCCGTAACATATGACTGTGGGTAAGTTATGTAACTTTCCTGatctttggtttcctcatttgaaaattgTGGATATTAGTACCTATTTCATAAATATTGCACAAGAAATCACTTACTAAAGTGTAAAATGCTGTACATATGATTACTTCTAGCTCAACTGGTGTTTCTATCACTATACTTAGAGAATCTAGGAAATGTGATTTACCTTGCCCACCTTTATTCACTTTAagagagaaagtcaagaaaatctGAATTGAGTGATTTTAGAAAGGTCATGGTTTTTTACAGGCACAATTGGACAATTGTGAGTTGTCCCTGAGATTTTTTGGAAGCATCCAGTTCAGCAGATTTTTTTGGCACCGAAACAGACATTTTAGTTCCTGGTCAACAACTCAAATTAGCTTCCTTGACCACTAACAACAAAGTTAATTATTTTGTACAATGAACTGGACTTCAAATACTCCATAGAGACCCCCTCTTATTAGGATCCAACAGAGGAAATGACATGCAGGAATAAAAATTAGAGTTGGCAGATTCTGTGTTTTAGCTTTATGAATACAAGTCTTTCTGCTGTGGTGTTGATCTCTTCTTGTAGGCTATGGAGTTCTAGGAAGATGTAGTCACAGATGGTACCACATAGTCATCTTTAGACTGGTTTGAAGCTTCATTCCAGGATAAAGACTTACAAAAGAGAAATCATGCACATGACAGCCACATCAGACTTCGAGAAATCACCTGCTTCAATACCCTTCCCCAATTATCTTCCACTTATGGATGAAGctaaaaatattcagaaacatTGGATCATTCAGCTACTAAGGAATCAGACTAGACCTgaactcagtttttcttttccatatttagtATTTTTCATAGAATCACACAATCTCTGGAGCCTACACCCAGAAGAGAGATGATGAAGCTTGTACCCATGTCCTGTGGGGAAAGTGGAAGGGAGGGAGATGTGTAGCTTGGAACATCTAAATGCGATAGTCACAAGACAGCAGTCTTCATTATTTGAAAGAGATTATCagtgtaatttttttctgtgtagtTACAAGTGGTAACCCAGAATATTCTGGGTTGTTCTGGGTTGAACTTCAGAATAATGGATTGCATCTCAAAATCAAAAGATAACTTTCCATGATCTTGAAAAATTCCTGGGATCATGAATTCTCTATCACTGAAAAGGAACAAGAATAGACATTTACTTGGTAAGGTTGCTGTAGTAGAGAGGATTTGAGCATAGGAAGAACAGTTAGTCAAGTTAACATTGAATCTATGATCCCTCTTAAAACAACACATTGTGGAACTTTCCTCACCATCTCCTGCCATCCTTTACATTACTAATAGAGTCTGACCACATATGGAACTGGAATAGGGTCTTTCCTTAGTTAACTCTACACAAAGTCCTCTGTCAGTAGCCTTCAGGAGACTATCACAGTACAGTAATTTTAGCTCAAAGCATACTCACCACAGATCTCACATAGTTGGCTTGGAATAAGAGAAAACAACAGAAGCCCCACTAGGCGCAGCTGGTGTGATTGTCTCATCTCTCCA
This sequence is a window from Equus caballus isolate H_3958 breed thoroughbred chromosome 12, TB-T2T, whole genome shotgun sequence. Protein-coding genes within it:
- the TCN1 gene encoding transcobalamin-1, which encodes MRQSHQLRLVGLLLFSLIPSQLCEICEVSKENYFRLQPLISTMISSKYTRGIQASNVLLSLRLVGIQKQDTEQRLIQQIEENVKSRSSDLTSGQVALIILALGECQNPDERFIYDNNLVSQLETKFQAEVENMGAHNCTPLTNYYQLSLDVLALCLFNGNYSIRQVAELFNPENKNYYFSGQFSVDIGAMAVLALTCVERKGQIETDGEYLNHIKKHKKSLVKKILSEKKENGLIGNKFSTGEAMQALFVSSEYYNKNEWNCQQTLDTVFKEISQGAFSIPIAAAQILPALVGKTYLDINKDSPCVSDPDFNSPTPKPTSERYTNSPSNILVHYSVKINRTYSTNVAVLNGSVFLNVMEAAREKNETIFRFTVEESSWGPYITSVQGLKANNNDRTYWQLLSEGKPLSQGVGSYVVHDGENLEVRWSTY